In Solanum lycopersicum chromosome 3, SLM_r2.1, the genomic stretch AATGTAGAATTTAACATTTATCTTTTACATTGAATCTTTCTTTTTGGTCAGCTCTTTGCTGAAAGGATCAAGAGTGGCACATACAACAAGACACTCCATTCATTTCAATTGCCGCATTTTCTGCAGCAAAGCAAATGATCATTCATCAATCATCCCTCCAACTAATCCTGCATTTGTAGTAATGTCCACCGCTcaacaactaaatcacattaactctACTCAATCATCCTTCAAAAAACACAAGCTTAACCTTGATATGCCAAAATTTAGACTCCGGTCAAGTTCACATTCCATTGATACTTGTGATGCATTAATTTACTGTTGCCCAGTTGTTGCATGGGGCGCATTTAACATATTATGTGCCACTAACAAATTTGATTTCCTCAATAAGTGTATAAATCTGTATATATATGTGAACATATatgcatgatatgattatgaaaACATTGTATGGAAAATGAAGGATACTTACTGAATAGTTCGAGATGAAAATTAACATTGTTATTCTGAGTTTGATAGCCTTGGTCTTGATTTCTTCAACCTTATTAGTGGAAGCTAGAAGTAGgaataatgaagaagagaagaggAGAAGTCGCGGTGGGGTAGGAAGAAGTAGAAGAAGCAGTGGTGGGAGAAGATCAAGAGGAAGGTCTTCGTCATCTTCGGGTTGTGATCCTTTATTTTCATACCTCTTTGGAAGTTGTGGTCAGTGGCCTTTCCCTCGTAACGCACAAAACAACCCATTTACCCAACCAATTTCCCCTTCACCCTCACCTCGCATCCCAGCTCCGCCATACCGTCCTCCGATTGTACCATCTCCTCCACCAGCGGTTATACGGCCACCAGTTATCCCGTCTCCACCACCTCTCATTCCTTCACCTCCAATAGTAAACCCATCACCACCTCCGCTCGTTACGCCGTCACCACCACCGGTCGTTGCACCATCACCGCCACCTGTAGTGGCTTCTCCGCCACCACCGGTCTTCTCACCTCCACCGTTAGTTCCATCTCCGCCACCACCTTCTCCTCCACCACCAATTCCACCACCACCTTTAGTTCCTTCCCCACCTCCGCCAGAACCTCCGCCATTCTTTGTCTTCCCACCACCACTAGTTGCTTCGCCACCTCCACCGGCAGAACCTGTCTTCCCTTGGTGGTCCCCTCCTGATCCAGACGACACTCCCAATTTTCCGCTATTTTCTCCTCCGCCGTTGGTACCCGATTTTCCCCTCCCAACACCTCAACCACCAGATTTTCCACCAGAAACTCCACTGGTGCCCATATTTTCTCCACCAGAACAGGATTTCCCCCCACCTACACCACTTCTTCCCATATTTTCTCCACCTCCAATTTTCACTCTTCCACCGCCGGAACAAAATTTACCTCCAGCTACACCGCTTG encodes the following:
- the LOC104646573 gene encoding leucine-rich repeat extensin-like protein 3; the encoded protein is MKINIVILSLIALVLISSTLLVEARSRNNEEEKRRSRGGVGRSRRSSGGRRSRGRSSSSSGCDPLFSYLFGSCGQWPFPRNAQNNPFTQPISPSPSPRIPAPPYRPPIVPSPPPAVIRPPVIPSPPPLIPSPPIVNPSPPPLVTPSPPPVVAPSPPPVVASPPPPVFSPPPLVPSPPPPSPPPPIPPPPLVPSPPPPEPPPFFVFPPPLVASPPPPAEPVFPWWSPPDPDDTPNFPLFSPPPLVPDFPLPTPQPPDFPPETPLVPIFSPPEQDFPPPTPLLPIFSPPPIFTLPPPEQNLPPATPLVPIFPPADNQPVIPDQPPNSFMPSPLFPDQPPTNFLPSPIFPDQPPNNFLPSPIFPDQPPVNFLPSPVIPDQPPTNFLPSPVIPDQPPETFLPSPLVPDQAPPVAVIPPFELPPQPDSPPFA